From a single Aspergillus puulaauensis MK2 DNA, chromosome 2, nearly complete sequence genomic region:
- a CDS encoding uncharacterized protein (COG:S;~EggNog:ENOG410PNU4;~InterPro:IPR005645,IPR029058;~PFAM:PF03959) → MPKILCLHGHGTSASIFKSQTAAFRSRLPPSCTFDFVSAPHPSAPAPGIKAIYPGSPTYTWYREPTPAGLREAHTWVLEYVKKNGPYEAVMGFSQGCSLVATMALYCAFDGRSGDAHGDGHGDGYGFPFRAAVFICGGVPLYALRDMGLDVSDRAEEINKETGALLNGTAGKLSTLAADTTLIKRGVGLWDGNGAALIHDPDPVNRPRREDVFGLDFTAFPEWARIQIPTVHVYGCKDPRWPAGIQLAEFCPDRVEFDHGGGHDIPRLSGVSERIAELVKRVVERV, encoded by the exons aTGCCCAAAATCCTCTGCCTCCACGGCCACGGCACCAGCGCCTCAATCTTCAAGTCTCAAACCG cagcattcCGCTCCAGACTCCCCCCCTCCTGCACCTTCGACTTCGTCTCCGCCCCGCACCCAAGCGCGCCTGCCCCAGGAATAAAAGCAATCTACCCCGGTTCGCCAACGTACACATGGTACCGCGAGCCCACGCCGGCCGGGCTCCGAGAAGCACATACCTGGGTTCTGGAATACGTGAAGAAGAATGGACCGTATGAGGCCGTGATGGGGTTCTCGCAGGGCTGCTCGCTTGTTGCGACGATGGCGCTGTATTGTGCTTTTGATGGCCGTTCTGGAGATGCACACGGGGATGGACATGGGGATGGATACGGATTCCCCTTCCGTGCAGCGGTGTTTATCTGCGGCGGGGTACCGCTCTACGCACTCAGGGACATGGGTCTAGATGTATCCGACCGGGCGGAAGAAATcaacaaagaaacagggGCATTGCTAAACGGCACAGCCGGGAAACTGAGTACCTTGGCTGCAGACACGACGCTGATAAAGCGCGGTGTTGGGCTttgggatgggaatggggCAGCGCTGATCCATGATCCGGACCCTGTGAATCGGCCGCGGAGGGAGGATGTCTTTGGGCTTGATTTTACGGCGTTTCCGGAGTGGGCGAGGATTCAAATTCCTACGGTGCATGTTTATGGGTGTAAGGATCCGCGATGGCCTGCTGGGATTCAGTTGGCGGAGTTTTGTCCGGATCGCGTGGAGTTTGATCATGGGGGTGGGCATGATATTCCGCGGTTGTCGGGGGTTTCGGAGAGGATTGCTGAATTAGTTaagagggttgttgagaggGTATAA
- a CDS encoding uncharacterized protein (COG:S;~EggNog:ENOG410PXFP) — protein sequence MPSNPKNYTDPELREEVKNEVQQGDKGGKPGQWSARKAQLTASEYKARGGDYTTSKEEKRPEQKNLEKWTGEEWQTKEGSGTAKQDDGTRKRYLPKKAWEELDEGEKEKTEEKKAEGSKKGKQFVGNTAAAKRKRKEVSKDQEDEKEPEDESDEEAVDGAEDDSASEEKPAADDDAVLDEEEEGEEDEREEDREEDEEVEDQELEDDFEVDTPEGEQPDKKRQKKD from the exons ATGCCTTCAAATCCAAAGAACTATACAGATCCCGAGCTACGCGAAGAGGTCAAGAACGAAGTCCAGCAGGGCGACAAAGGCGGAAAACCGGGACAATGGTCCGCACGCAAG GCGCAATTGACGGCCTCGGAGTACAAGGCTCGCGGGGGTGACTATACTACATCaaaagaggagaagaggccGGAGCAGAAGAATCTTGAAAAGTGGACAGGAGAGGAGTGGCAAACTAAAGAAGGATCTGGGACAGCGAAACAGGACGATGGAACTCGCAAGCGGTATTTGCCTAAGAAGGCGTGGGAGGAGCTAGAcgagggggagaaggaaaaaacggaggagaagaaggcggaggGTTCAAAGAAGGGGAAGCAGTTTGTGGGCAATACAGCGGCggcaaagaggaagagaaaggaagttAGCAAGGATCaggaagatgagaaagagCCAGAGGATGAGAGCGATGAAGAAGCAGTAGATGGGGCGGAGGACGACAGTGCAAGCGAGGAGAAACCGGCAGCAGACGACGACGCTGTActtgacgaagaggaggaaggggaggaggatgagagggaagaagaccgtgaagaagacgaagaggttgaagatCAGGAATTAGAAGACGATTTTGAAGTCGATACACCAGAGGGCGAGCAACCAGACAAAAAGCGCCAGAAAAAGGATTAA